In Schizosaccharomyces osmophilus chromosome 1, complete sequence, the genomic window CCCGGTCAGATAAGGATGTTAATGATCTCAAAAAAGACGAAACCAAAAATGCTGCCCCCAAGGAAAATCAATCATCCTCAAGACTAAAACACAGCCGTTCAAGAAAGGAGATGAAAAAGTCGAAAAGTTCAAACGCATTGTCGAAGGCTAACAAATCTTCTTTGAGCAGAGAAGCCGCTGATGAAAAAACGAACAGTGGTGGAAATAACGACAAAGAAGATGCAGTTAATGCACAGCCAAAAACCGTTTCGAGTCAATCTGACGTAGACGAGCAAACATTGGGTTCATTAAAGCCGGCTTCTATATCGCTTCCTGATGTATGTACCAACGCAAATAGTGTATACTTTGCAGCATAGTAGTAGACATTTGTTACTAATCTTTTCAACTTGATGACGCTAATGAAGTTCTAGCTAAATTTGGCGACTGAAATACACGTTACTTCAGATCATTCAAATGCGGGTTCTTACACGTCTTTTCATCCAACTCCTTATTTATCTCCGTCAGCATCAACATCTTCTAATAAGCTCTTGTCTCCGGTTCCGGATAACGATGTTGATCTTCCTAACAATGTACGCCGGATGGTTTTTCATCGTCAGCATTCTTCTCAGTTCCAAGTTTccgaaaaaagaaatctcACCAGACTTCCCTCTTTCGATGGTAAGTCCTGCTGCCACTAGCGTATCTCCCCTAACTAACAAGCAAACTAGAAGTCCATCCTTCAGAGTGCGAACAactatttattaaaaaattggatcAATGTAATgtaatttttgattttaatgATCCTTCATCTGATCTAGAAAGCAAAGACTTGAAAAGTGAAGCTCTGGCTCAGATGATCGATTTGGTTACGTTTAATCGAGGAATAGTTAAtactcttcttttctctcaTGTTTTGCACACTGTATGTTTATTCGCACTTACGTTATTTGTCTTCTAATATATTTAGTTTTCTGTCAATTTGTTTCGTCCCAcaccttcttttgcttATAATGACTATAGAGATATTTTGGTatctttagaagaagagcCATATTTAGAGCCAGCTTGGCCCCATATGCAACAAGTTTATCTACTGTTTATTCGTTTTCTTGAGTCACCCGACTTTAAAGTTACGAAGTCCAAATCTTTAGTCGATCGCtgcttttttaataatttattaatgTTATTTAATTCTGAGGACCCTAGAGAGCGTGACCTTTTAAAAACTGCCTTGCATCGCATATATGGaaagtttttgaacttACGCTCACATATTAGAAAGGCTATGAGCAATGtttttttgcaattcacgtttgaaaaagaatcatttcATGGCATAGCTGAATTATTAGAAATTCTTGGAAGGTATGTCactaattttttatttgtttgacTAACTCCTCATTTAGTATTATTAATGGGTTTGCTGTACCATTAAAGGAAGAGCACAAAACATTTTTAACAAAAGTACTCATTCCTTTGCATCAAACCAAatccttatttttatatcaCCCACAACTGACATATTGCGTTGTACAGTTTATTGATAAAGAACCGTCTTTGACAAAGTTGGTCATGACCGGTATTTTGAAGTTTTGGCCTCGTGTGAATAGCTTCAAGGAAGTAATGTTTTTGAACGAATTAGAAGATATTTTTGAGGTGTTAGAACCTTCGGAGTTTGTTCATATTCAAATCCCTCTTTTCCAGCAGCTTTCCCGCTCTATCGCGAGTCCGCATTTTCAAGTTGCAGAGCGTGCTTTGTGTTTTTGGAGTAATGAATACTTTACAAGCTTGGTAAGCGAAAATTTGGATACGATTTTGCCAATTATTTATCCTTATGTGTACAACACTACCAAAGACCACTGGAATATAACTATACAAGCAATCGCGTGTAATGTTATGCAGATATTTGTTGACATGAATCTTGAGTATTTCAATGTTGTCGCCGAACGCTGCCACAACGAAATCGTATTAGAGAAAGCGAAGCGCGAAGATTCCAATCTAAGATGGGCTGCGCTTGAAAAACTTGCTGCAATGAATAAAGGATCCACGAGATATTAGAGCCATTGAATCTTGGTCGATACTGAAGCTTGATACCACATCATGAAGTGGAAGGCTTAAGTTATTAAGCGACTGGTAATCTTACATAATTAATTATAAGTAATCCCAATAATTAAAAGTGCAGTAAATTCTCTCGTGATATTATTTTACTAATGTCTTCAAATATTCGTAAAAAGTTGTGTATTAAGTGATAACGAGCAAACTTATAGGGCTGTAGTTTATGTAGAATTGGGTATCTAACTAATTTCAATTCTAAAAGGTATTCAAATGATTACTTGTTTCTCTTGTAAATCTTGCCCAAAAAGGTCAAAAAGACAGACTTCTTTAAACCACCAGACTCGTTAACAGACTCGATACGCTTCTTGATTCCAGACACTTCAGCGTCTTCGTATTTTGCAAATTCATTACGAATAGCAAGTTCCTCAAATACGGTCTTGACTCTAGCCTCGCATTCATGGTTCTTAACGCCGTAATTCTTATCGAGGATTGCACGTTGCTCAGGAGATGCCTTGGAGAGGGCAAGATTGATCAGCCAGGAACATTTGTTGTCCAAAATATCAGTACCGACTTTGCCGGTGATGTTGGGATCGCCGTAACAATCAAGATAATCATCTTGTACTTGGAAGTACTTTCCTAGGGGAAGGAGGATATCACTTGCAATTTGcaagttttctttagatGCAATGCCAGCAAGATACATAGCTAAGGCAACGGGAAGGTAAAAGGAATAGAAAGCGGTCTTGTAGATAACAATGAAAGAATGCTTTTCAAGagaaaatttggaaatATCGACATGGTCTTCGGGGGCAGTAAGAAGATCGAGTTGTTGGCCCAGTTCAGTCTGGAAGGTAACATCATGGAAGAGTTCAAGAAGGTCAACGTAGTAAGGATCCTGACGGAAATACTTCTTAAGAAGGAAGTAAATAGCAGATTCAAGCATGAAAGCGTCATTAATGGCGATGTTTCCAACATTTGGCAATAAATACCAACAAGGTTGACCGCGTCTTGTTTGGGAAGCATCCATCATATCATCAGCGACGAGGAAAAAGGCTTGGAGCAACTCAATGGACCATCCAAGGACAGATGCCTTCTTATAAGCTTTCTCATCAAGAGGCTCACCAAGCAGGATTTCGTATGTATCAATGACAGACAATCCACGGTTATACTTTCCTCCAAGGGTATTATGGTAAAGACTCTAGAATCGCGTTAGCCGCTAAGATTTCGTTTTTGAATGGTCATCACGAATTGCAgatatgaagaaaacgatCATTCATTAAGGGAAAATTCAAtcaagttttcaaaatggTCTGCTAATGTCGGTGACACGCCAAAGCGCTCATCTCGTAAAACAAAGGCGTCAAACCCGATGGATATGTACGAGATAATGCACAATGTGGGAAAGTAACATACCTTTTCATACCACTGAGCAACGTCCTTGGGAATATTGATGGACTTTAGGTAGTCCAGAATATCATTGACGAAGTCTGGATAGATGGACTCAAacttttgtcttttatcGACAGCGGAGCTCTATAAACATATAAGTATCTTGAAAACGGAATAAGAGTATATATCTCAATGGAAATAGGAGAAAATGAACTGAGACTCGCGTTTTTCGCGTTTACCTTAAAGGTACACTCTGCAAGGAAtgtacaaaagaaaatacaatAAGCAGCCTCCAGCTTTTTCTACAAGCGACTTACCTGAGAAGAcatttttgcaaaagatCGTATACAAATTGGATAAAGTCAAGTTGCACCGGTTTTAATCGTCAACCTTGTAGTAGGAATCCTTAGACAACTTGGGGATTTGAGTTTTGTTTAGCGACAACCATATTTTCGCtactttttactttaaTAATGACTACTAGAtaatattttcttaaaaggaaatgatCATGTATTATTTCTATATGTTGCTAGCGattctttcgttttttctttctattcCGTATACTACTGCCATTCtctaattcttttcatattaATAAGGTTATTTACAGGTCATACtaaaattttggatttcgactttttgttcaacaGTCGCTACTAAATGAAAGGTGTCTTGGTTGCAAAACATAAATGTGAATCctttattatttcattcagttttttaattctttattgCCTCGTTTTATAAAAGCTTCGGAACTAGTAGAGGTTCTCGCGTTCATCATATTCcaatagaaaaataaagcgTTTCATTAAAACCTTTTTACCCATTGTACTTTCTTCAAGCTCCTACATTTTTCATGTTTACTACCTTTTGATCCTCTATTTAgtatttatgttttctttacctttcTACAGCGGCCgcctttgtcttttttatttttattttatttatttataatgatgttgaatttgtttacctttgcatgtaaacaaactcCTGTAAGGCATTCCTCGCCGACGTTACACTTCCTTATACTAGGTCTGACATCtcaaaatgtaaacaaagttgGTAAGCACAAACAGTCGGCttgatttcgttttgtGCTCTACCAAATGCTATAAATTATTGTCTACTTAAGGaaatttagaaaagttgaaataCTGTGTATCAAAAGAACCTTACTAGTCGTCTTACACcttggatttgaaaaggaCTGAATCGTTTTTGATTTACTGTCTCTGAGagttttcaaaaggaaagtgCTGCCATAATGATGCTGGAAGAGGGAACTTATACACAgcaaaaaacaatagaaaTTCGAAGCGGCTTATGGAACTGCATCAAGGAATGTTCAGAAAGAGGTTTGGTTTACAGTGTACGATGGTAAGTAGTTATATAATGAAGGAAACTGGCGGGGGATATTTTTGGTTAAGAAACATTTTTGGTCTTTGACAATTTAATTCATGAATCGCAAGTGTCTGATGGGCTTTATGAGTATTATTTTGCATAAACGAAAAGCGCCTGCTAAAGACCCTAGATCAGTATTTGTAAAGATATACGCAAGGATCTAATACTACTCATCTTATATTCGCTGATTTGATACTAATATGCAACAGGGCCGCTGAAATGCTTGCCGGTTTAAAATCCGCAAATACCCTTGATgctcctttttcttctactcCTACCGCCGAGCTTGAGGAAGATACAGCTACGACAAATGAACGCATCTTGGAATTCAAGGAAGACACTACTTATATACTGGCCAAAGCGTACTTTGACTGTAAAGAGTTCGAAAGAACTGCTTACACACTTCAAAACTgcaaatcttcaaaatcgCTCTTTTTGCAACTCTATAGTAAATATTTAGcaggagaaaaaaagatagagGAGGAAGCAGATACTGTTACTGCCTCTATTTATccagcttcttcttcaagcCGTGAGCTCTATTCCATATCGGAAACCTTGGATAGTGTACTAAAACAAGGGAATCAGGACCCATATCTTTTATACCTCAGTGGCGTTGTTAATAGGAGAAGGAAGCAGTACCCAAAGGctattgattttcttcttgcttGCATCCGTAAAACTCCCTACTTTTGGTCAGCATGGCAAGAACTCTCATTATGCTTGGATAGCCCAGAGGTTTTGGCCAGTGTCATTCGTCGTCTTTCAAAAGACCATGTAATGACTAAagtatttattatttatgcATCTCATGAGCTTCACCAAATCAACGGTTCTGTCTACGAAAGGCTGGCCGAAGtagattccttttttccctCAAGCCGCCATTTAAAAACACAGCGTGCTTTATTAGCTTACGACACAAGAGGTACGAATATTATTATAGAATCGTCCTAACCTTCCCTTCTAGACTTTGATGATGCCGAAGAATTGTTTGAAGATATCTTGAAAAGCGATCCTTATCGTTTAGACGATATGGATACTTATTCCaatgttctttttgtattggaaagaaaatcaaaactaGGATTCTTGGCTCAAGTAGCTTCAACTATAGACAAATTTCGCCCAGAGACCTGTTCAATCATCGGAAATTATTACAGTTTATTATCAGAACATGAAAAGGCAGTTACGTATTTTAAGAGAGCAATACGATTAAATCGAAACTACTTGGCTGCTTGGACTCTTATGGGACATGAATATGTTGAACTCAAAAACACACATGCTGCTATAGAATCTTATCGCTTAGCTGTCGACGTCAACAGAAAAGACTACAGGGCATGGTACGGTCTGGGTCAAACGTACGAAGTTTTAGATATGCATTTTTACGCTCTTTACTATTTCCAACGCGCTACCGCTCTTCGCCCTTATGACCAGAGGATGTGGCAGGCGTTGGGGAACTGTTACGAAAAAATTCAACGGCCGCAAGAAGCCATCAAAGCTTATAAAAGAGCTTTACTGGGATCTCCTATAAACAGTTCAATTTTGATGCGTTTAGGTAATCTTTACGAAGAATTACATGACTTGGATACTGCTTCCGCAATGTATAAAGAATGTATCCgaagtgaagaagaaggtgATATGACGCCGGAAACCATTAAAGCGAGAATGTGGCTGGCAAAGAGAGAACTTAATCGGAAAAATTTTAGACAAGCAGAAATGTATGTCAGTGAGATTTTGAATGGTGATTTGGAACTTGAAGAGGCAAAAGCTTTGATGCGAGAGTTAAGAAGCCGAATGGAGCATACTCCTAATTAAAATAGGAAGTATGTAGTTCACCTGAGCCATTTCCTGATCACGGACTTTTGAATTATGAATACTTTAAGGTGTAatgtaaaataaatttcttCTATTAGTCATGAGTCTCATTAATATTAGTTATGCATGTCTATCACGAATTGAATTTATCCCATTATCATTGCTCAGAAAGATCATTATTTGGATCATCCATCATCATTTCCGAGCGCGTATCCACATAAATTAAAGAGTTGTTATTTAAAGTCTCATCAAAGCGAGGTGAATGATATCCCATAACGTTGCCATTACTCGCGTTAATAGTAGATTGCTGCATATACTCGCTGACGGCATCTTCGTATACCAAATCATCAGGAACAGCAGGTATCAgagaattttcttcaagGGCACGTTTCAAAAGATCGGAGGCCACTATTTCGTTTTGAGAAATCGCCAGACTCTAATAGAGGTTAATAAAATTATGTTCACTGAGGATGCTGAAAAATGATACTTACCTCATGCAAATGTGTGATTGCGAGATCGGGCATTTTTTTATGCATATAGACTAAAGCTATTGCAGTATGTATACTGGCATCTTGAGTAGACAAAACAAGCCCCTGCTCAAGAGCATCGATTGCTTCGTCAAACAATCTATACGTTAGATTTACgttttaaattttaaaCGTACCTTAATTTTCTGTAAGCATGACCAAGATTCGCCCAAGTAGCTGCCCATGGTTTCTCATTGCTTtgtgttttctttactaGTTGCAAAGcagaattaaaaaactttATTGACTGTTGCATATCGGACTTATTAAACGCAACAACTCCCATTTCATTAAGTAAGAGGGGATCATACTGGAATAGAGAGTAGGAACTTCGCAAATATTCATCGGCTAATGATATATTTCCGAGTTGCATATGCTGCATTCCAAGAAATAGATAAGGAAGATGAGTCCCTTGAAATAATCGGGCAGCGGTTGTATAAGCTGAAATGGCTTGGTCGTGTTCGCCTTCGATAGCAAAAGAATGAGCAAATCCAATCCAAGCAGGGCCAAATTGGGGATCAATTgttgatgattttgaaaagtacCTCCGTGCTTCTTGTACTTTATTAACAGATAAATAGTATATCCCAACGGCGAGCCAAGTGACAGCTTTTTCAGGATGACGATCTACCAGATCATgtgaaatcaaaaacaacttatttttttcaccCATTTCATGAAGAGATGCAAGATGTATTGGATAAACAGCCATGTTGTAAGGATCGCTTTCTAAAATATTTGAAGTTATACTTAGAACATCAACGAAACGAGATCGGAGGATAAGTGATTCAGCCTTTGAAATCAACAGATCagcattcttttccaaaccaGGTATAGAAGTCAAATAATCTTCAGCGGCTCTTAACTCAGATTCATGAGAAGTCTTATTTAGGCGTAACATGTATAGCGATTTCAGAAAATTCGCGTCTTCTTTCGAATACGTCGAATAATCAAGATTAGATACCAACTCCCATTCTTCAGACGCTGTAAGAAGATGATTCGATACCAACTGATCAAATGCCTCAAAACATTTGGTGTCGACCATCAAAGCTTCTTTATAGCATTCCTTGGCACGGTCAAAATCACTTAAGTTCGTATACACTTGACCACGCAAATAGCACATTGAAGCTTCTAATTTGATCCCGCCATCTTGCATACGCAATTTATCACTATTCCCATTTGCTTTACTAAAAGGATTTGTTTCGCCAAGCAACTCTAAGGCACCTTGCCAATCAAACAACTTAACAGAACAGAAGGCAGCTAAATACCTGCAGGCCGAACTTTGATTACataaattttcttttgttagCAAGCCTTTTGCTCTAGCATAATCTTCAGTGCAACAATAGACCTGTGCAAGCCAAAATGCATCATTTGAG contains:
- the par2 gene encoding serine/threonine protein phosphatase PP2A regulatory subunit B-56 Par2, giving the protein MKGLRNKFVKALSFKDEARSDKDVNDLKKDETKNAAPKENQSSSRLKHSRSRKEMKKSKSSNALSKANKSSLSREAADEKTNSGGNNDKEDAVNAQPKTVSSQSDVDEQTLGSLKPASISLPDLNLATEIHVTSDHSNAGSYTSFHPTPYLSPSASTSSNKLLSPVPDNDVDLPNNVRRMVFHRQHSSQFQVSEKRNLTRLPSFDEVHPSECEQLFIKKLDQCNVIFDFNDPSSDLESKDLKSEALAQMIDLVTFNRGIVNTLLFSHVLHTFSVNLFRPTPSFAYNDYRDILVSLEEEPYLEPAWPHMQQVYLLFIRFLESPDFKVTKSKSLVDRCFFNNLLMLFNSEDPRERDLLKTALHRIYGKFLNLRSHIRKAMSNVFLQFTFEKESFHGIAELLEILGSIINGFAVPLKEEHKTFLTKVLIPLHQTKSLFLYHPQLTYCVVQFIDKEPSLTKLVMTGILKFWPRVNSFKEVMFLNELEDIFEVLEPSEFVHIQIPLFQQLSRSIASPHFQVAERALCFWSNEYFTSLVSENLDTILPIIYPYVYNTTKDHWNITIQAIACNVMQIFVDMNLEYFNVVAERCHNEIVLEKAKREDSNLRWAALEKLAAMNKGSTRY
- the fps1 gene encoding geranyltranstransferase Fps1, with the protein product MSSQSSAVDKRQKFESIYPDFVNDILDYLKSINIPKDVAQWYEKSLYHNTLGGKYNRGLSVIDTYEILLGEPLDEKAYKKASVLGWSIELLQAFFLVADDMMDASQTRRGQPCWYLLPNVGNIAINDAFMLESAIYFLLKKYFRQDPYYVDLLELFHDVTFQTELGQQLDLLTAPEDHVDISKFSLEKHSFIVIYKTAFYSFYLPVALAMYLAGIASKENLQIASDILLPLGKYFQVQDDYLDCYGDPNITGKVGTDILDNKCSWLINLALSKASPEQRAILDKNYGVKNHECEARVKTVFEELAIRNEFAKYEDAEVSGIKKRIESVNESGGLKKSVFLTFLGKIYKRNK
- the cut23 gene encoding anaphase-promoting complex, TPR lobe subcomplex subunit Apc8, translated to MMLEEGTYTQQKTIEIRSGLWNCIKECSERGLVYSVRWAAEMLAGLKSANTLDAPFSSTPTAELEEDTATTNERILEFKEDTTYILAKAYFDCKEFERTAYTLQNCKSSKSLFLQLYSKYLAGEKKIEEEADTVTASIYPASSSSRELYSISETLDSVLKQGNQDPYLLYLSGVVNRRRKQYPKAIDFLLACIRKTPYFWSAWQELSLCLDSPEVLASVIRRLSKDHVMTKVFIIYASHELHQINGSVYERLAEVDSFFPSSRHLKTQRALLAYDTRDFDDAEELFEDILKSDPYRLDDMDTYSNVLFVLERKSKLGFLAQVASTIDKFRPETCSIIGNYYSLLSEHEKAVTYFKRAIRLNRNYLAAWTLMGHEYVELKNTHAAIESYRLAVDVNRKDYRAWYGLGQTYEVLDMHFYALYYFQRATALRPYDQRMWQALGNCYEKIQRPQEAIKAYKRALLGSPINSSILMRLGNLYEELHDLDTASAMYKECIRSEEEGDMTPETIKARMWLAKRELNRKNFRQAEMYVSEILNGDLELEEAKALMRELRSRMEHTPN
- the cut9 gene encoding anaphase-promoting complex, TPR lobe subcomplex subunit Cut9/Apc6; amino-acid sequence: MMGKRSQASFKSAATPSSFSQGESRPPNAFMTPPSMGALNVNNSNSQMSTLTISPMAYVANTSTELSFIREKNLSTAGLESLSREEYLRMWRHDALMQQQYKCAAFVGEKVLDMTKDSNDAFWLAQVYCCTEDYARAKGLLTKENLCNQSSACRYLAAFCSVKLFDWQGALELLGETNPFSKANGNSDKLRMQDGGIKLEASMCYLRGQVYTNLSDFDRAKECYKEALMVDTKCFEAFDQLVSNHLLTASEEWELVSNLDYSTYSKEDANFLKSLYMLRLNKTSHESELRAAEDYLTSIPGLEKNADLLISKAESLILRSRFVDVLSITSNILESDPYNMAVYPIHLASLHEMGEKNKLFLISHDLVDRHPEKAVTWLAVGIYYLSVNKVQEARRYFSKSSTIDPQFGPAWIGFAHSFAIEGEHDQAISAYTTAARLFQGTHLPYLFLGMQHMQLGNISLADEYLRSSYSLFQYDPLLLNEMGVVAFNKSDMQQSIKFFNSALQLVKKTQSNEKPWAATWANLGHAYRKLRLFDEAIDALEQGLVLSTQDASIHTAIALVYMHKKMPDLAITHLHESLAISQNEIVASDLLKRALEENSLIPAVPDDLVYEDAVSEYMQQSTINASNGNVMGYHSPRFDETLNNNSLIYVDTRSEMMMDDPNNDLSEQ